A genomic segment from Pseudomonas mendocina encodes:
- a CDS encoding sterol desaturase family protein yields MLDALLRYLYAPCFGFGLIALAIVLVGDWHLGLWCLAFLLLLAIGLSALVEAQVPYQPEWNQPRRDAWRDRIHAVINETLNSLGVLSIPLLATLLPVRDPWPHAWPFWLQVLMAIIVADLGITLMHWLSHRSAWLWRLHAVHHSVRRMYGLNGLMKHPLHLGLEALAGTLPLIVLGMPVDIAGVLAFAIGVQLLLQHSNVDMRIGPLRYLFAWAPVHRFHHLRYGRAGDVNFALFFSVWDRLLGTAFHADYQVASDDLGIGSQPDYPDDYLAQLAEPFVARAEHVAAPVLPRGLRRSVD; encoded by the coding sequence ATGCTCGATGCACTGCTGCGTTATCTCTATGCCCCCTGTTTCGGCTTCGGCCTGATCGCGCTGGCGATCGTTCTGGTGGGCGACTGGCACCTGGGATTGTGGTGCCTCGCGTTTCTGCTGTTGCTGGCCATCGGCTTGTCCGCGCTGGTCGAAGCGCAAGTGCCTTATCAGCCCGAATGGAACCAGCCGCGCCGCGATGCATGGCGCGACCGCATACATGCCGTGATCAACGAAACACTGAACAGCCTTGGCGTGCTGAGTATTCCTCTGCTGGCGACACTGCTGCCTGTCCGTGACCCCTGGCCGCATGCCTGGCCGTTCTGGTTGCAGGTGCTTATGGCGATCATCGTCGCCGACCTTGGCATCACCCTGATGCACTGGCTCAGTCACCGCAGTGCCTGGCTATGGCGTCTGCATGCCGTGCATCACTCGGTGCGGCGTATGTACGGCCTCAACGGCCTGATGAAGCATCCGCTGCACCTGGGGCTGGAAGCGCTGGCGGGCACCTTGCCACTGATAGTGCTGGGCATGCCGGTGGATATTGCAGGCGTTCTGGCCTTTGCCATCGGCGTGCAACTGCTGCTGCAGCACAGCAATGTCGATATGCGTATCGGCCCATTGCGTTACCTGTTTGCCTGGGCGCCGGTGCATCGCTTTCACCACTTGCGTTATGGCCGGGCGGGGGACGTGAACTTCGCGCTGTTCTTCAGCGTCTGGGATCGTCTGCTGGGCACGGCGTTTCACGCCGATTACCAGGTGGCCAGTGATGATCTGGGGATCGGCAGTCAGCCGGACTACCCTGACGATTATCTGGCGCAGTTGGCCGAACCCTTCGTTGCTCGCGCGGAGCATGTGGCCGCCCCCGTTCTGCCGCGCGGTTTGCGCCGCTCAGTCGACTAG